GGCCGGCGTCCCCGAAGCGTGCGACGGTGCCCGATGGCGACAGCTCGGTCATGCCCCAGCTCGTCTGCACCTCGACCCCCAGCCGCATTTCGATCCGCTCCATCAGCGCGGGCGGCAGCGGCGCACCGCCGACGATCACGCGCTTGAGCGAGGGCAGGTCGCCGCCGACCGCATCGAGATGCTCGACCAGCCCCAGCCAGACCGTCGGCACGCCGACCGACACCGTCACGCCTTCTTCGGCGATCAGCCGCGCGAGGCTGGCGCCATCGGCCTGGCGGCCGGGCAGCACCAGCCGCGCGCCCGCCGCGGGCGCGGCAAAGGGCAGGCCCCAGGCATTGGCGTGGAACATCGGCACCACCGCCAGCACCGTGTCGGTCGCTGAGATCGCCATGCCGTCGACCTGGAGCAGCCGAAGCGTGTGGAGGAAGCTCGACCGATGCGTGTAGGTGACGCCCTTGGGCGCGCCCGTCGTGCCGGAGGTGAAGCACAGCCCGGACGGCGCCGTTTCCGGAAACTCGCCCCAGACCGCGTCGCGCGCGGCATCGGCGATCATCGGCTCGAGCGGCGTCCCCGCCTCGCCATCGATCGTCAGCACGTGTGCGATCGTCCTCGCCTGCGCCGCGATCCCATTGGCGAGCGACAGCAGGTCGGCGCTGACGATCAGGACGCGCGCGCCCGACTGGTCGACCATCGCCGAAAGCTGCTCGGCGGTGAGGCGCGGGTTGAGCGTGTGGCAGACCGCGCCCATGCCCATGACGCCGTACCATGCCTCGACATGCGCGGCGCTGTTCCAGGCGAGCGTCGCCACCCGGTCCCCCGCCGCCACACCCAGCCCGGCCAGCACCGAGGAGACTGCCGTCGCCCGATCCTTGAGCGCGGCATAGCCGATGCGGTCGCTGCCCCCGCCCGCCCGCGCGGTCACGACCTCCGCATCGGGGTGCCATTTGGCGGCGTGTCGCAGGAACCGGTCGAGCGTCAGCGCGAAGTCCTGCATCGTCCCGTCGATCATCGGCAACCCGCCACCGGCTTGAGCACGGGCGAGATCACACCGGTGTTCCAGTTCCACGGCGCGTTCCCGGCGACGCGGCGGCGACAAACCGCCGCCTCGTGCAGGGCGAAGCTGCCGGGCAGCAGCTTCTGGCGAAGCGCCGGCTGCGCGGCATAGGCCATGTAGTTGGCGGCCTTGCCATAGGGTTGCCAGTCCGCGCCCGGCTCGGCGGTCTTCACGAACTGCGTCCAGTGCGACAGCATCGCGTCCGACAGCCGCCGCTCGGCCAGCGTGTCGGGGATCCTGGGCCAATAAGGGGGCGTGTTCCCCGCCGTGCCGAACACATAGGGAAGCTCCGCCGCGTGGAAGGCATGGAGGCCCGCGCTGTCGGCAGCGGGATAGCCATGGTCGAAATAATAGAGATAGCCGCGCTGGCCGATCGCGGTCTGACCGATCGCCAGCCGCTGCGACGTCCAGCCGTAGAGCGCGTCGCGCGTCGTGGCGAGCATGCTCTCGCCGATGTCGCTCGCCGGATAGAGGCGGAGGAACGTGTCGGCGAGGTCGCCATAGCGTTCGCGGATCGTCGCCTCGTACGCCGCGGCGTTGGCGGGCGCGGGTGGCAGGAGGACGCGCAGCGAGCGGATCTCGCCCGCGTTGAAGCCGGCGATCACCGGCACCGGCGCCTGTTCGCCGCGATCCCACGTCTCGGCGAGCTGGCGCGTCAGGATCTTGCCGTCGACCGTCGCCTGCGGGCCATAGAGCTTGGCCGCGGCCTGTCCGGTCAGCGTCTCGGCATCCATCGCGCGCAGCGCCGCGAGGTCGGGCGCACCGATCGCCGCTGCAACGGCGCTGCCCGCCGCTTCGGCCGAGGGCGTGCCGTGCGCCGCCGCCTTCAGCTCGGGCGAGGAGATCATGTAGGCGCTCTGCGCGATCGCCTGGCCGAACAGCCCGCGCGCGGCAGGGCTCGCCATCAGGTAGAGGACGCTGAGCCCGCCGGCGCTCTCGCCCGCGATCGTCACCTTGGCCGGATCGCCGCCGAACGCGCCGATGTTGCGCTTGACCCATTCGAGCGCCGCAATCTGGTCGCGGATGCCGTAATTGCCCGACACGCCGTCCGCCGCCTCCGCGCTCAACTCCGGATGCGCGAGGAAGCCCAGGATGCCGAGGCGGTAGTTGATCGAGACGACGATCATCCCCTTGGCCGCCATCCGCGCCCCGTCGTAGATCGGCTCGTGGCTGTAGCCGGTCAGCAGCGCGCCGCCGTGGATCCAGACCATCACCGGCAGGCCCTTGGCATCCTTCGGTGCCCAGACGTTGAGCGTCAGGCAGTCCTCGCTCATCCGCTGCGGCGGGTTGGCATAGATGCCGGCATTGATGCGCGGCTGGACACAGGCGGGGCCGAACGCCGCCGCCTTGCGCACGCCCGTCCAGGGCGCGAGCGGCACCGGCGGCTTCCAGCGGCGTTCGCCGACGGGTGGCTGGGCATAGGGAATGCCGCGAAAGACGTTGAGGCCGCGTTCGCTGCTGCCCTCGATCGTGCCGGCCGGGGCCGTCACGGTCTGGGCGAGCGCTGGCGAGGCCGCGCCCAGCAGCGCGGCGAGGATCAGGCGTTTCATGCGTGGCTCCGGGTTTCGCGGGCCAGCCGGCGCGCGAGCAGGAGGAAGAGGGCGATGGCGATCAGGTAGAAGGGAGTCAGCGTGAAGAGCGCCGACTGGAGCGGCTGGGCCGCGCCCGACGCGCGGAACGCGTCGCTGGCGAAGCCCACCCAGGTCGGCCCGAGCCCCAGGCCGATGAAGTTCATGACGAGCAGCAACAGCGCCCCCGACAGCACGCGCTGATCGGGCCGCACTTCTTCCTGCACCAGCGCGACCGACGCCGAGAGGTAGAAATAGTTGAACACCATCACGACACCGAGCAGCGCGAGCGCAAAGCCCCAGCCCGGCGCCCAGACGAAGGCGATGTAGAAGGGCATCGCGATCGCCAGCGATGCCGCGGGCGCGATCGCATAACCCGCGCGCGAGCGGCGGGTCATCCGGTCGATCACCCGGCCCGACAGCGCCATGCCGCCGCCCATGCCGACGACCAGGACCAGCGCATACCAGATCGCAACCTCACCCAGCGCCATCCCCTTGTCGCGCATCAGGAACAGCACCGCGAAATTGCCGAGGCCATAGGTGACGAACTGCGTCGCGCCGCTGCCGAGCGCGGCGAGCAAGAGGACCGGGTTCGAGAAGAACATGCGGAGCGTCGGCCAGAAGCGCGCCTTGTCGGCGGGTACCGTCGCGGCGCCGTCGGTGGCGCCGCGCTCGGGCTCGCGGACGATCAGGCGGACGACCAGCGCGGTGACGATGCCGATCACGCCGACGACGATGAACGGCGCGCGCCAGCCGAAGCGCTCCGCAATGGTGGCGCCGAACGCGACCCCCGCCGCCGCGCCGATCGCGGGCCCCATGTTATAGATGCCGAACGCTGCGCCGCGTCGCCCGGCGGGATAGGTGTCGGTGATGATCGCGTAGGAGGGGGGCACGCCCCCCGCCTCGCCGAACCCCACCACCATCCGCGCGACGACGAGCTGCGTGTAGTTGGCCGCCATCCCGCACGCGACCGTCGCCCCGCTCCAGATCGCGCAGGCGAGCGAGAGCACGCCCACCCGGCTCGTCCGATCGGCGAGATAGCCGACCGGGATCGCAATGAAGCAATAGAACATCGCGAAGTAGAGCCCGCCGATCAGCCCGAGCTGGCCGTCGCTGATCGCCAGCGCATCCTGGATCGGCTTGGCGAGGATGCCGATCAGCTGCCGGTCGAGGAAGTTGAGGACATAGACGAAAGTCAGTGCGGCGAGCACGACGCCCGGCCGCCGGGCGCCGTGCGGCGGGACGAGAGCGGGGGCGGCGGTCGCCACCGCCTCAAATCCCGTAGCCGAGGCGGATGCCGATGGTGCGCGGCCTGAGCGTGCCGAAGCGGCTGACGAGGAACGCTTCCGGGTGGATGTAGACGATCGAATGATCGTCGAAGACGTTCTCGACATAGGCCTGTGCCGACAGCGGCCCGCGCTTGATGCCGAAGCTGATGTTGGTGTTCACATATTCGTCTGTCTGTCCGAACGTCGACAGGCGGACATTGGGCAGGCCCGGCGTGTTCGGGAACGAGCTGTTGTACGACCCGACATACTGCGCGTTGACCGCCAGCGTCCCCTTGGTCGCATTGCCCAGGTCGAAGCCGATCGAGGTGAAGATCGCACCTTGGAGCCGCGGCGCCGACAGCCGGTGCCCGAGCACTGCGCCCGAGATCGCCGCCTCCGCCGCCGTCAGTTCGGTGATCTTGGCGTCGTTGTAGGCGGCGTTGAGGCCGATGAAGACGTCGGTGACGGGCACGACGCCCATCTCGACTTCGAACCCCTTGCTGCGCGCCGCGCCGATGTTGGTCGCGAACTGCACCGAGTCCGAGACGCGATTGGCCTGTGCCTGGATGTTGCTCCAGTCAATCAGGTACGCCGCGGCGTTGATCGTCACCCGCCCGCCCAGGAACGAGCCCTTGGCCCCGATCTCGTAGCTCTTGAGATCGTCGGATTCCGCGCCGTTGGGGATGATGATGTCGTTCTGGTTGACGACGCTGGCGCGGCCGGCGAACGCGTTGACGATCGGAGCGCGGAAGCCCGTCGAGAAGGTGGCATAGGTGGTGATCGCGTCGCTGGGCTTATAGGTGGCGCTCGCCTTCCATGACGGCTTCTTGCCGACCGCCTTGACCCCCTCGACCGCCTGATAGGCGGGGAAGCTGTTGAAGCGCACGTTGCGCACGTTGCCGAGCGCAAGCCCGAAATAGTTGAGGTTGAGCCCCGCAAAGCCGGGCGCGGGCGGGATGACGAAGGCGGCCAGATAGCCCCCCTCCTCCGTGAAGCCCTGTGCCGAGATGCGAGCATAGCGCGCGCCGCCGGTCAGCCAGAACTTGGGCGAGAAGCGATAGGTGAGCTCGCCGAAGCCCGCCAGCTCCTCGCTGATCTGATGCGTGTACTGCTTCTGATAATATTGGTCAGGCAGCCCCGTCAGCCCGCGCGCAGCGAGAAACTCGGGCGAGGAGCGGTAGAAATAATCGACGTCGCGGCGGCGGTTGAGATAGAAGCCGCCGAGCACGAACTCGAAATTGCCGCCCAGCGTCGAGGCGAGCCGCGTTTCCTGCACGAACACCTTGTCATAGGCGTCGGCGTCGAGCCCGAAGGCGATCGGCGCGCCGGGGAAGCTGCCGCGCGGGAAGGTGCCGGCCAAGTCGAGATAGAAGCGCTGGTCGAAATCCGAATAGGTCGACGAGCTCGTCAGCTTGGCGAAGTCGAATTCATAGTCGAGCGTCGCATTGTAGATCTGCTGCTTGCCGGTGAAGCGGTCGGGCTGGTCCGAAATGCGCTTCTCGCGGCCGAGCGAAGGGCTGGTCAGCGACGAATCCTTGGGATCGCTGTCCTCGTACGAGGCGAGCAGCCGGATGCCGAGCCGCTCGGTCGGCTTGAACAACAGGATCAGGCGGCCACCCCAGTCGATCAGCGTGTTCGAATTCTTCACGCCCGTCCCGACGTTGTCGAGGTAGCCCTCTTCGTTGCGATAGAAGCCGACCGCACGCAGCGCGAGCTTGTCGGTGACGATCGGCACGTTGAGCATCGCGTTGTAGCGCTGGCGGAAGCTGTCCTTGCCGGTCAGGCCCAGGTCGACCAGCGCCGAACGGTCGAAATTGTCGAGGTCGGGGCTCTTGGTCAGGATGCGCATCGCGCCCGACAGCGACCCCGACCCGAACAGCGTCCCCTGCGGCCCGCGCAGGAACTCGACCCGTTCGACGTCGAACAGGTTGGGATCGACCACGGTCGTGTTGCCGATCGTCGAGACGGGCAGCTCGTCGATATAGACCGCGACCGAGCTTTGCAGGTTGGCGTTGTAGCCGTTGGTGGCGATGCCGCGCGCGGTGAAGTTGTTGAAGTTCTGAGTCGGGCGATTGAGGATGACGCCCGGCGTCTCGCGCGCAATCCCCTCGAACCCGACGATGCCCTTCTCTGTCAGCTCTTCCTGCTGGAAGGCGGTGATGCTGAGCGGCACGTCCTGGATGCGCTCGGCGCGGCGGGTGGCGGTGACGATCACGTCGTCGCCACGATCCTCGGCCTCCTGGCCCAGCGGCGGCGGCGTGGTCGAGGATGTGGGTGCGGCGGGCGAGATCACCGTCTGCGCCGAGGCCATGGTTCCGCTGAGCGCAATGGCGCCGGCGCACGCCGACGCGAGATAGATCCCTCGCATATTCCTCTCCCTGCCCGCCGCTTCGATGCGCAGCGTGTCTGGCAGGATGAAACCATATCCACCGGGCACTGTCAACATTCACTCTCACGCGTGTGAACGTTTTTAGCGTAAATCACTCTCCCACCCCGCCGATCCCCGTGATGCGGACAGCGTTGTCGCAGCGAACCCAGGTCGCCGCGCCGGCGGAAGCTATTTCAGCGGACAACTGACGATTTGCGCGCGGCGCCGAAAAGAACAACGAACGCCGCTTCAGCATCATGGATCGTTTCTGGCGAACCGGCGATCTTGCCGAAGCTTGCGCGATCGACTGAAGATCGTCGAGATCGCTAAGATCGAAACTGGGCCGGCGGGACGATCAGGATCGACGGCCATCAACCATTTACTTTCAATCAAATCGTTGATCGACGCTTGAAAGTTGTTTCGTTTGGATCAAATGATGCGCCATCAGCATTGGGTCACAACGAAAGACAGGAGAGGCATATGGCAGAGGAAGACGTCAAGTTGAACGCGGTCGAGCTTGCGACCGAGTTGACGATTGCTTGGCTGGGCAACCAGAACAATCGCGTGGCGGCCGACGACGTCCCCGTCTTCCTGCGCCAGATGCACAGCACGATCAGCGAGCTGTCGGGAAGCCCGGTGGCGGGCGATGCCGGCGGCGAAGCGACGGGCTCGGAAGAGCATGTCCCGGCGGTGTCCGCGCGCAAGTCGCTCGCCTCGCCCGACCACATCATCTCGATGATCGACGGCAAGCCGTACAAGACGCTTCGCCGCCACCTGTCGCGCCATGGCCTAACGCCGGAACAGTATCGCGACCGCTACAACCTCAAGTCCGACTATCCGATGGTGGCGCAGAGCTATTCGGAATCGCGCCGCGCGATGGCGCACAAGATCGGGCTGGGCTCGAAGGGTCGCCAGGCCAAGGCCGCCGCGCCGGCGACCGACGACGCCAAGCCGAAGCGCGCGCGCAAGGCGCCGGCCGAAACCGCGGAATGAGACCACGAAGCGCCGCGTCCTTCAGGCGCGGCGCTTCGCTTCCCGCCTAGAACGCCAGCCGCACGCGCACGCCATATTCGCGCGGCGAACCATAGAATTCGTTCGAGCCGAACTGTCCGCTGACATAGTCCTTGTCGGTCAGGTTGGTGCCATAGGCGGTGACCTGCCACTCCCCCATGTCGAGCGTCACCAGCGCGGAGAGCAGGCCGCGGCCATCGATCCGGTCGCTGATCGGCGAATAGCCGAGATAGGTGAATTGCGGCCCGACATAGGCGTAGTTGACGCGCGGCGTCAGCGTGCCCCGCCCGACCGGGATGCGATAATCGACACCCAGATTGTACGTCCATTCGGGCGCATAGAGGTTGGGGCCGTCCCCCGACACTTGGATGAAGGGCGCATAGTCGAAGCAGAGCGGCGGGTTGGAGGCCGTCCCGGCCGGGCATTGCGGCCCCAGCGTCCCCGCCGGCAGGTTGCGCGTGTTGACGAAGGTGACGCTCGCCAGGTTGGAGTCGACATAGGCGACGTTGGCGTCGAAGCCGAACCCGCGCACGCGCGCCTGGACCTGCGCCTCGAACCCCTTGATCGTCACGTCGGAAATGTTCTCGACCCCGTTGAACCCGGTGCTCGGCTCGACGACGTTGAACTGAAAGCCCTTGTACTTGTTGTAGAAGGCGGACAGCTGCGTGCGGACGCGCTCGCCGAAGAAGCTCGACTTCCACCCCGCTTCATAGCTCATCACCGTTTCCGGATCGAACTCCGACGAGGTCGAGTTGAACCCGCCCGGCTTGTAGCCGCGCGCGACGAGGGCATAGACGAGATTGTCGGCGTC
This is a stretch of genomic DNA from Sphingomonas sp. Y38-1Y. It encodes these proteins:
- a CDS encoding AMP-binding protein, producing the protein MIDGTMQDFALTLDRFLRHAAKWHPDAEVVTARAGGGSDRIGYAALKDRATAVSSVLAGLGVAAGDRVATLAWNSAAHVEAWYGVMGMGAVCHTLNPRLTAEQLSAMVDQSGARVLIVSADLLSLANGIAAQARTIAHVLTIDGEAGTPLEPMIADAARDAVWGEFPETAPSGLCFTSGTTGAPKGVTYTHRSSFLHTLRLLQVDGMAISATDTVLAVVPMFHANAWGLPFAAPAAGARLVLPGRQADGASLARLIAEEGVTVSVGVPTVWLGLVEHLDAVGGDLPSLKRVIVGGAPLPPALMERIEMRLGVEVQTSWGMTELSPSGTVARFGDAGRAASVSGRPAIGVDLLLTDAEGRALAEQREVEGHLRVRGAAVVDRYFGQIESAADADGWFATGDLARIDRHGNLTITGRAKDLIKSGGEWINPAEIEAVVGALPGVSLAAVIARSDAKWGERPILLVEMSDEAVSDSALLGSLKGRVAPWWVPDAVVRLAAMPLAPTGKIDKIRLRRDHGAA
- a CDS encoding TonB-dependent receptor, whose protein sequence is MRGIYLASACAGAIALSGTMASAQTVISPAAPTSSTTPPPLGQEAEDRGDDVIVTATRRAERIQDVPLSITAFQQEELTEKGIVGFEGIARETPGVILNRPTQNFNNFTARGIATNGYNANLQSSVAVYIDELPVSTIGNTTVVDPNLFDVERVEFLRGPQGTLFGSGSLSGAMRILTKSPDLDNFDRSALVDLGLTGKDSFRQRYNAMLNVPIVTDKLALRAVGFYRNEEGYLDNVGTGVKNSNTLIDWGGRLILLFKPTERLGIRLLASYEDSDPKDSSLTSPSLGREKRISDQPDRFTGKQQIYNATLDYEFDFAKLTSSSTYSDFDQRFYLDLAGTFPRGSFPGAPIAFGLDADAYDKVFVQETRLASTLGGNFEFVLGGFYLNRRRDVDYFYRSSPEFLAARGLTGLPDQYYQKQYTHQISEELAGFGELTYRFSPKFWLTGGARYARISAQGFTEEGGYLAAFVIPPAPGFAGLNLNYFGLALGNVRNVRFNSFPAYQAVEGVKAVGKKPSWKASATYKPSDAITTYATFSTGFRAPIVNAFAGRASVVNQNDIIIPNGAESDDLKSYEIGAKGSFLGGRVTINAAAYLIDWSNIQAQANRVSDSVQFATNIGAARSKGFEVEMGVVPVTDVFIGLNAAYNDAKITELTAAEAAISGAVLGHRLSAPRLQGAIFTSIGFDLGNATKGTLAVNAQYVGSYNSSFPNTPGLPNVRLSTFGQTDEYVNTNISFGIKRGPLSAQAYVENVFDDHSIVYIHPEAFLVSRFGTLRPRTIGIRLGYGI
- a CDS encoding carboxylesterase/lipase family protein — protein: MKRLILAALLGAASPALAQTVTAPAGTIEGSSERGLNVFRGIPYAQPPVGERRWKPPVPLAPWTGVRKAAAFGPACVQPRINAGIYANPPQRMSEDCLTLNVWAPKDAKGLPVMVWIHGGALLTGYSHEPIYDGARMAAKGMIVVSINYRLGILGFLAHPELSAEAADGVSGNYGIRDQIAALEWVKRNIGAFGGDPAKVTIAGESAGGLSVLYLMASPAARGLFGQAIAQSAYMISSPELKAAAHGTPSAEAAGSAVAAAIGAPDLAALRAMDAETLTGQAAAKLYGPQATVDGKILTRQLAETWDRGEQAPVPVIAGFNAGEIRSLRVLLPPAPANAAAYEATIRERYGDLADTFLRLYPASDIGESMLATTRDALYGWTSQRLAIGQTAIGQRGYLYYFDHGYPAADSAGLHAFHAAELPYVFGTAGNTPPYWPRIPDTLAERRLSDAMLSHWTQFVKTAEPGADWQPYGKAANYMAYAAQPALRQKLLPGSFALHEAAVCRRRVAGNAPWNWNTGVISPVLKPVAGCR
- a CDS encoding MFS transporter; its protein translation is MATAAPALVPPHGARRPGVVLAALTFVYVLNFLDRQLIGILAKPIQDALAISDGQLGLIGGLYFAMFYCFIAIPVGYLADRTSRVGVLSLACAIWSGATVACGMAANYTQLVVARMVVGFGEAGGVPPSYAIITDTYPAGRRGAAFGIYNMGPAIGAAAGVAFGATIAERFGWRAPFIVVGVIGIVTALVVRLIVREPERGATDGAATVPADKARFWPTLRMFFSNPVLLLAALGSGATQFVTYGLGNFAVLFLMRDKGMALGEVAIWYALVLVVGMGGGMALSGRVIDRMTRRSRAGYAIAPAASLAIAMPFYIAFVWAPGWGFALALLGVVMVFNYFYLSASVALVQEEVRPDQRVLSGALLLLVMNFIGLGLGPTWVGFASDAFRASGAAQPLQSALFTLTPFYLIAIALFLLLARRLARETRSHA
- a CDS encoding MucR family transcriptional regulator yields the protein MAEEDVKLNAVELATELTIAWLGNQNNRVAADDVPVFLRQMHSTISELSGSPVAGDAGGEATGSEEHVPAVSARKSLASPDHIISMIDGKPYKTLRRHLSRHGLTPEQYRDRYNLKSDYPMVAQSYSESRRAMAHKIGLGSKGRQAKAAAPATDDAKPKRARKAPAETAE